CGGCAATCCGAATGTAGGCAAAACTACTCTCTTCAATGCACTTACAGGCTCCAGGCAAACCGTGGGCAATTGGCCTGGAGTTACAGTTGAGCATAAAAGCGGAAGCATTACTCACAATCACCAAAAATACGAAATTGTCGATCTCCCCGGTATCTACTCTCTATCAGGAGGAACTCCCGATGAACTGGTGGCGCGAAACTTTATCCTGAACGAAAAACCGGATTTGATTATCAACATCGTGGATGCCTCAAATCTGGAGCGAAACCTCTATCTCACGGTGCAACTCATGGAACTGGGAGCTCCCATCCTGATGTGCCTTTCCATGCCGGATATTGCTGAACGCAACGGACTGAAGATAGACCTGGATCATCTCAGCGATCACCTTGGTTTCAAAGTGATGTCCCTGGCTTTAAACAAAAGATTCCCTCTGGAAGAGTTGATGCGGGAAATCGACGCATCATTGGCAAAACCACCCATACCTACCCAGATTTTCTACGACTCCATCGTGGAGCAGCACCTGGAAAAGATATGGAACGACATCCTGATACATGAGAGGTTGAACGACTCCACCAAGGACAAACCTCTGCCCCAGGATATTTACTGGGCAGTGCAAAAAACCCGCTGGCAGGCAGTAAAGCTGATCGAAGGCGATCCAGAATACTTGATGCAGATTGATGAAGAGGAAAGAATAGCCGTGGAGAAGGAAGTAAAGGCCATCGAAAAGCATCGTGGTCAAGCTTCTTCGGCAGTTATTGCGGACGATCGCTACGGATTCATACGAGGTTTGGTAAAGGATGTAGTAAAGCGGCGGAGGCCGGGCAATCATACTTTTTCGGACAGTGTAGACAAGGTACTGCTATCGGGATTCTTTGGTTTGCCGTTTTTCTTTGTGGTGATGTATTTGGTTTTCCTGATTGCGGTCAAGGCCAGCGAACCGGTAATTGCGCTTATGGAGAGTGGGCTATCCTGGTTGTTTTTTGACGGTCTGGGAGCCTTATTACAGATGCTCCATGCTCCTAGCTGGCTAAATTACCTGCTTTCTGATGCCTTAGGAAGCGGTATAGTAACCATCGGTACGTTCATACCGCCCATTTTTTTCATCTACATAAGCTTATCCATTCTAGAGGACAGCGGCTACATGGCCCGGGCTGCTTTTATCGCAGATAAATTTATGCGCAAGATCGGTCTGCCGGGCAAGGCCTTCATTCCGCTCTTGGTTGGCTTTGGCTGCACAGTTCCCGCCATCATGGCCACGCGCACTTTGGAAAATCCGCGTGACCGGCTTTTTGCCTCGCTTCTCACTCCTTTCATGAGCTGTGGAGCTAAGCTGCCTGTCTATACTTTTCTGGCAATGATCTTCTTTCCCCACAGGGCATCCATCGTTATCTTCGGTCTCTATTTCTTCGGTATCGTGATGGCAATGTTGACCGGATTATTGCTAAAGAAAACTGTCTTCAAATCCGAACCGGGCAATTTCGTGATGGAACTGCCCCCCTATCATGTACCGACTTTTAATGGAATTATGCTTCACACATGGTTCCGCCTGAAGGATTTCATCCTGCGTGCCGCCAAAACCATCCTGATCGTGATCATGATCATAAACATCCTCAGTGTAATCACTGTGCCAAACTTCTTTAGCCCCGACCGGGAGAAAGTGAGCATCCTGCAATTGGGAGGACATGCTATCACTCCCATTCTGCAGCCTATCGGCATCCAGAGCAGTAATTGGGCAGCTTCTGTGGCAGTAATAACCGGACTCTTTGCCAAAGAAGCAATCGTGGGGACTATGCAAAGCCTTTACAGTGGTGGAGAACTAAGCATGGAAATGAGCGAGGAAGAGGAACCCTCCGAGGTCTTGTCCGATAATCTTCAGGCCAGATTTGGCTCTTGGGCTGCGGCCTTGGCTTACCTTCTGTTT
This sequence is a window from Candidatus Cloacimonadota bacterium. Protein-coding genes within it:
- the feoB gene encoding ferrous iron transport protein B, which codes for MSLNKNPVIALAGNPNVGKTTLFNALTGSRQTVGNWPGVTVEHKSGSITHNHQKYEIVDLPGIYSLSGGTPDELVARNFILNEKPDLIINIVDASNLERNLYLTVQLMELGAPILMCLSMPDIAERNGLKIDLDHLSDHLGFKVMSLALNKRFPLEELMREIDASLAKPPIPTQIFYDSIVEQHLEKIWNDILIHERLNDSTKDKPLPQDIYWAVQKTRWQAVKLIEGDPEYLMQIDEEERIAVEKEVKAIEKHRGQASSAVIADDRYGFIRGLVKDVVKRRRPGNHTFSDSVDKVLLSGFFGLPFFFVVMYLVFLIAVKASEPVIALMESGLSWLFFDGLGALLQMLHAPSWLNYLLSDALGSGIVTIGTFIPPIFFIYISLSILEDSGYMARAAFIADKFMRKIGLPGKAFIPLLVGFGCTVPAIMATRTLENPRDRLFASLLTPFMSCGAKLPVYTFLAMIFFPHRASIVIFGLYFFGIVMAMLTGLLLKKTVFKSEPGNFVMELPPYHVPTFNGIMLHTWFRLKDFILRAAKTILIVIMIINILSVITVPNFFSPDREKVSILQLGGHAITPILQPIGIQSSNWAASVAVITGLFAKEAIVGTMQSLYSGGELSMEMSEEEEPSEVLSDNLQARFGSWAAALAYLLFVVLYSPCIAALTMLFKEHGSKWTFFTFLYLNLLAWLVAMMFYQAAAFSAASPYWLATGLGIAILIYFNLKQIGKKHEHTA